The following coding sequences are from one Triticum dicoccoides isolate Atlit2015 ecotype Zavitan chromosome 4A, WEW_v2.0, whole genome shotgun sequence window:
- the LOC119285618 gene encoding ribosome biogenesis protein BMS1 homolog isoform X3: protein MAPGDAGVEQPRKAHRVAKSGAKARKKGKGAAGDDEGGERKNPKAFAFRSATKAKRLQSRSAEIEQRRLHVPIMDRSIGEPPPFVVVVQGPPQVGKSLLIKCLVKHYTKQNLSDVRGPITVVSGKSRRVQFLECPSDINGMIDAAKIADLALLLIDGSYGFEMDTFEFLNIMQVHGFPKVMGVLTHLDQFKDVKKLRKTKQRLKHRFWAEIKEGAKLFYLSGLIHGKYTKREVHNLARFISVIKPIPLSWRMAHPYLLADRFEDVTSSESVRLNRKCDRKITLYGYLRGCNMKRGTKVHITGAGDFSLSGVTSLADPCPLPSAAKKRGLRDKEKLFYAPMSGLGDLLYDKDAVYININDHLVQFSNTDDNSASKKQGKGNDVGVALVKTLQNTKYSLDEKLDQSFINFFGRRPAAQSEDSDMTGNAISSRQNDQGEANILAQVGGNNLSSAGTLESNGHSSSECSSDSEGDNDDDIQPSDHGVDLREEVEFCNGRMRRKAVSANFQDVDDDDEGSDNEDDSHNEDSDDDHLSEGSLSSDGSGEALDSDDGAENTSKWKKSLLARTLARRSASLMQLVYGQASAELDNDSGEEDSSDEEIFVPKGQKKQVKNELPSFDDIDAEDYSKFLKVELRDWSNEDLIKSIRDRFVTGDWSKASLRGREVDENGEGDEEIDGDFEDLETGEVHKSQAAESAAGKPGVHKEDELKVEELRLKKLALKAKFDSEYDGSDLSGEEVDNEKKSKREQSDAGGYFDKLKEEIELRKQMNISELNDLDEDTRVEIEGFRTGTYVRLEIHGVPYELVEHFDPCHPILVGGIGLGEENTGYMQVSLKRHRWHRKVLKTKDPIVVSIGWRRFQTTPVYAIEDRNGRHRMLKYTPEHMHCFAMFWGPLAPPKSGVLAVQSLSSNKVPFRITATGWVQEFNNTARIMKKIKLTGAPCKIFKKTALIKGMFTSDLEVARFEGAAIRTVSGIRGQVKKAAKIEPGDALRRKGENTEGIARCTFEDKVLMSDIVFMRAWVNVEVPTYCNLVTTSLQPRDQMWQGMRTTAELRKAHNIPIPHNKDSVYKGIERKVRKFNAIEVPRKLQPLLPFKSKPKDRPKGKKGSAVDMIPEIMNIGEKKIHGALQQLHLLKHEKTRKEKIKRGLQKKAHEAQKAKTDEITRKRQREDRRERYREEDKKKKRARK from the exons ATGGCTCCGGGGGACGCCGGCGTCGAGCAGCCACGTAAGGCGCATCGCGTGGCCAAGTCGGGCGCGAAGGCGCGGAAGAAGGGCAAAGGCGCCGCCGGCGACGATGAAGGGGGCGAGAGGAAGAACCCCAAG GCCTTTGCCTTCCGTTCAGCAACAAAGGCGAAGCGGCTACAATCTCGGTCAGCAGAAATTGAACAACGCCGTCTCCATGTGCCAATCATGGATCGCTCTATTGGGGAACCACCTCCTTTTGTTGTTGTAGTCCAAGGACCTCCGCAG GTTGGAAAGTCGCTGCTGATAAAATGTCTAGTAAAGCACTACACTAAACAAAACTTGTCAGATGTCCGCGGTCCCATCACGGTTGTATCAG GTAAAAGCAGGAGGGTGCAGTTCTTGGAGTGTCCAAGTGATATCAATGGAATGATCGACGCGGCTAAAATAGCAGATCTTGCTCTGCTGCTTATTGATGGTAGCTATGGATTTGAGATG GATACATTCGAGTTCCTTAATATCATGCAAGTGCATGGATTCCCCAAGGTAATGGGAGTGCTTACACATCTTGATCAATTTAAAGATGTAAAGAAACTAAGGAAAACTAAGCAGCGCCTTAAGCATCGATTCTGGGCTGAGATAAAGGAGGGAGCAAAACTGTTCTACTTATCTGGTCTCATTCATGGAAA ATACACGAAAAGAGAAGTCCATAATCTTGCAAGGTTTATATCTGTTATCAAGCCCATCCCTTTGAGTTGGCGAATGGCACATCCTTACTTGTTAGCAGATAGATTCGAAGATGTAACTTCGTCAGAAAGTGTGCGCTTGAATAGGAAATGTGACAGAAAAATAACGCTGTATGGTTACCTTCGTGGATGTAACATGAAAAGAGGGACCAAG gtgcatatcacAGGAGCAGGTGATTTCAGCTTGTCTGGTGTAACAAGTTTGGCTGATCCCTGCCCTTTGCCATCGGCTGCAAAGAAGCGAGGACTACGTGACAAGGAGAAGCTGTTCTATGCCCCAATGTCTGGTCTTGGGGATCTCCTGTATGACAAGGATGCGGTGTACATCAACATCAATGATCATCTTGTTCAGTTTTCAAACACTGATGACAACAGTGCATCTAAGAAACAAG GGAAAGGTAATGATGTCGGTGTGGCTCTAGTAAAGACTCTTCAGAACACCAAATACTCCCTTGATGAGAAGTTAGATCAGAGTTTTATAAATTTCTTCGGCAGACGGCCTGCTGCTCAGTCCGAAGACAGTGACATGACAGGCAATGCCATTTCTTCAAGACAGAATGACCAGGGAGAAGCTAACATTTTGGCACAAGTAGGTGGTAATAACCTTAGTAGTGCAGGCACCCTGGAGAGCAATGGGCACTCTTCTTCTGAGTGCTCTAGTGATAGTGAAGGTGACAATGATGATGACATTCAGCCAAGTGATCATGGCGTTGACTTGAGAGAAGAAGTGGAATTTTGCAATGGAAGAATGAGGCGAAAAGCTGTGTCAGCTAATTttcaagatgttgatgatgatgatg AGGGTTCTGATAACGAAGATGATAGTCATAATGAAGATTCTGACGATGACCATCTATCTGAAGGTTCTTTATCATCAGATGGTAGTGGAGAAGCTCTTGATTCAG ATGATGGAGCTGAAAACACTTCGAAGTGGAAAAAATCTTTACTTGCTAGAACACTGGCCAGACGGAGTGCCAGTCTAATGCAACTTGTATATGGGCAAGCTTCAGCAGAACTAGACAATGATAGCGGCGAAGAAGATAGCTCTGATGAAGAAATTTTTGTACCAAAAGGACAAAAAAAG CAAGTAAAGAATGAATTACCAAGCTTTGACGATATTGATGCTGAGGATTACTCTAAGTTCTTGAAAGTGGAGCTACGTGATTGGTCTAACGAAGATCTCATCAAAAGCATCCGTGACCGTTTTGTGACTGGAGATTGGTCAAAAGCTTCTCTGAGAGGACGCGAGGTAGATGAAAATGGAGAGGGTGATGAAGAAATCGATGGTGATTTTGAAGATCTGGAAACTGGTGAGGTGCACAAGAGCCAGGCTGCTGAAAGTGCAGCTGGGAAGCCAGGTGTTCACAAAGAAGACGAACTAAAAGTTGAAGAACTAAGACTCAAGAAGCTTGCGCTTAAAGCAAAATTTGATTCAGA ATATGATGGATCGGACCTCTCTGGCGAGGAAGTTGATAACGAGAAGAAATCGAAAAGAGAGCAATCTGACGCAGGGGGCTATTTTGACAAA ttgaaggaggaaattgaactccgcaaGCAAATGAATATATCTGAACTCAATGATCTGGATGAAGATACCCGAGTAGAAATTGAAGGATTTAGGACTGGTACTTACGTCAGATTAGAGATACATGGTGTGCCGTATGAGCTAGTTGAGCATTTTGATCCTTGCCACCCCATTCTTGTTGGGGGTATTGGCCTCGGTGAGGAGAACACTGGATATATGCAG GTTAGCTTGAAGCGCCACAGATGGCATAGGAAAGTGTTGAAGACAAAAGACCCAATTGTTGTCTCTATTGGTTGGAGACGTTTTCAAACAACGCCTGTATATGCAATAGAGGATCGAAATGGCCGGCACCGCATGCTCAAATACACTCCAGAGCATATGCATTGCTTTGCTATGTTCTGGGGGCCACTGGCTCCACCAAAAAGCGGTGTACTAGCAGTCCAGAGTCTTTCCAGCAACAAG GTACCATTTAGAATTACTGCAACTGGTTGGGTTCAGGAATTCAACAATACTGCCCGAATTATGAAGAAGATCAAGCTCACAGGCGCACCATGCAAGATATTTAAGAAAACCGCCTTAATTAAAGGGATGTTCACATCTGATCTAGAGGTTGCTAGGTTTGAAGGTGCAGCAATTCGGACAGTAAGTGGAATCCGAGGACAAGTTAAGAAG GCAGCAAAGATCGAACCAGGAGATGCATTAAGGAGAAAAGGGGAAAATACGGAAGGCATTGCGAGGTGCACATTTGAGGACAAAGTTCTTATGAGTGACATTGTCTTCATGCGAGCATGGGTCAACGTTGAAGTTCCCACCTACTGTAATCTTGTGACCACTTCTCTTCAACCCCGAGATCAGATGTGGCAAGGCATGAGAACCACTGCTGAGTTGCGGAAGGCACACAACATACCTATTCCACACAACAAAGACTCGGTTTACAAG GGTATTGAGCGGAAAGTGCGGAAGTTCAACGCCATAGAGGTCCCTAGAAAACTGCAACCTTTGCTTCCTTTTAAATCAAAGCCGAAGGATAGGCCTAAGGGCAAGAAAGGATCAGCTGTGGACATGATACCGGAGATTATGAATATTGGCGAGAAGAAGATACATGGAGCTCTTCAACAGTTGCATCTGTTAAAGCATGAAAAG ACGAGGAAGGAGAAAATCAAGCGCGGGCTGCAGAAGAAAGCTCACGAGGCGCAGAAAGCCAAGACGGATGAGATAACAAGGAAGCGGCAGAGGGAAGATAGGCGTGAGAGATACAGGGAAGAAGATAAGAAAAAGAAGCGCGCCCGAAAGTAG
- the LOC119285618 gene encoding ribosome biogenesis protein BMS1 homolog isoform X2, which produces MAPGDAGVEQPRKAHRVAKSGAKARKKGKGAAGDDEGGERKNPKAFAFRSATKAKRLQSRSAEIEQRRLHVPIMDRSIGEPPPFVVVVQGPPQVGKSLLIKCLVKHYTKQNLSDVRGPITVVSGKSRRVQFLECPSDINGMIDAAKIADLALLLIDGSYGFEMDTFEFLNIMQVHGFPKVMGVLTHLDQFKDVKKLRKTKQRLKHRFWAEIKEGAKLFYLSGLIHGKYTKREVHNLARFISVIKPIPLSWRMAHPYLLADRFEDVTSSESVRLNRKCDRKITLYGYLRGCNMKRGTKVHITGAGDFSLSGVTSLADPCPLPSAAKKRGLRDKEKLFYAPMSGLGDLLYDKDAVYININDHLVQFSNTDDNSASKKQGKGNDVGVALVKTLQNTKYSLDEKLDQSFINFFGRRPAAQSEDSDMTGNAISSRQNDQGEANILAQVGGNNLSSAGTLESNGHSSSECSSDSEGDNDDDIQPSDHGVDLREEVEFCNGRMRRKAVSANFQDVDDDDDDDEGSDNEDDSHNEDSDDDHLSEGSLSSDGSGEALDSDDGAENTSKWKKSLLARTLARRSASLMQLVYGQASAELDNDSGEEDSSDEEIFVPKGQKKQVKNELPSFDDIDAEDYSKFLKVELRDWSNEDLIKSIRDRFVTGDWSKASLRGREVDENGEGDEEIDGDFEDLETGEVHKSQAAESAAGKPGVHKEDELKVEELRLKKLALKAKFDSEYDGSDLSGEEVDNEKKSKREQSDAGGYFDKLKEEIELRKQMNISELNDLDEDTRVEIEGFRTGTYVRLEIHGVPYELVEHFDPCHPILVGGIGLGEENTGYMQVSLKRHRWHRKVLKTKDPIVVSIGWRRFQTTPVYAIEDRNGRHRMLKYTPEHMHCFAMFWGPLAPPKSGVLAVQSLSSNKVPFRITATGWVQEFNNTARIMKKIKLTGAPCKIFKKTALIKGMFTSDLEVARFEGAAIRTVSGIRGQVKKAAKIEPGDALRRKGENTEGIARCTFEDKVLMSDIVFMRAWVNVEVPTYCNLVTTSLQPRDQMWQGMRTTAELRKAHNIPIPHNKDSVYKGIERKVRKFNAIEVPRKLQPLLPFKSKPKDRPKGKKGSAVDMIPEIMNIGEKKIHGALQQLHLLKHEKTRKEKIKRGLQKKAHEAQKAKTDEITRKRQREDRRERYREEDKKKKRARK; this is translated from the exons ATGGCTCCGGGGGACGCCGGCGTCGAGCAGCCACGTAAGGCGCATCGCGTGGCCAAGTCGGGCGCGAAGGCGCGGAAGAAGGGCAAAGGCGCCGCCGGCGACGATGAAGGGGGCGAGAGGAAGAACCCCAAG GCCTTTGCCTTCCGTTCAGCAACAAAGGCGAAGCGGCTACAATCTCGGTCAGCAGAAATTGAACAACGCCGTCTCCATGTGCCAATCATGGATCGCTCTATTGGGGAACCACCTCCTTTTGTTGTTGTAGTCCAAGGACCTCCGCAG GTTGGAAAGTCGCTGCTGATAAAATGTCTAGTAAAGCACTACACTAAACAAAACTTGTCAGATGTCCGCGGTCCCATCACGGTTGTATCAG GTAAAAGCAGGAGGGTGCAGTTCTTGGAGTGTCCAAGTGATATCAATGGAATGATCGACGCGGCTAAAATAGCAGATCTTGCTCTGCTGCTTATTGATGGTAGCTATGGATTTGAGATG GATACATTCGAGTTCCTTAATATCATGCAAGTGCATGGATTCCCCAAGGTAATGGGAGTGCTTACACATCTTGATCAATTTAAAGATGTAAAGAAACTAAGGAAAACTAAGCAGCGCCTTAAGCATCGATTCTGGGCTGAGATAAAGGAGGGAGCAAAACTGTTCTACTTATCTGGTCTCATTCATGGAAA ATACACGAAAAGAGAAGTCCATAATCTTGCAAGGTTTATATCTGTTATCAAGCCCATCCCTTTGAGTTGGCGAATGGCACATCCTTACTTGTTAGCAGATAGATTCGAAGATGTAACTTCGTCAGAAAGTGTGCGCTTGAATAGGAAATGTGACAGAAAAATAACGCTGTATGGTTACCTTCGTGGATGTAACATGAAAAGAGGGACCAAG gtgcatatcacAGGAGCAGGTGATTTCAGCTTGTCTGGTGTAACAAGTTTGGCTGATCCCTGCCCTTTGCCATCGGCTGCAAAGAAGCGAGGACTACGTGACAAGGAGAAGCTGTTCTATGCCCCAATGTCTGGTCTTGGGGATCTCCTGTATGACAAGGATGCGGTGTACATCAACATCAATGATCATCTTGTTCAGTTTTCAAACACTGATGACAACAGTGCATCTAAGAAACAAG GGAAAGGTAATGATGTCGGTGTGGCTCTAGTAAAGACTCTTCAGAACACCAAATACTCCCTTGATGAGAAGTTAGATCAGAGTTTTATAAATTTCTTCGGCAGACGGCCTGCTGCTCAGTCCGAAGACAGTGACATGACAGGCAATGCCATTTCTTCAAGACAGAATGACCAGGGAGAAGCTAACATTTTGGCACAAGTAGGTGGTAATAACCTTAGTAGTGCAGGCACCCTGGAGAGCAATGGGCACTCTTCTTCTGAGTGCTCTAGTGATAGTGAAGGTGACAATGATGATGACATTCAGCCAAGTGATCATGGCGTTGACTTGAGAGAAGAAGTGGAATTTTGCAATGGAAGAATGAGGCGAAAAGCTGTGTCAGCTAATTttcaagatgttgatgatgatgatgatgatgatg AGGGTTCTGATAACGAAGATGATAGTCATAATGAAGATTCTGACGATGACCATCTATCTGAAGGTTCTTTATCATCAGATGGTAGTGGAGAAGCTCTTGATTCAG ATGATGGAGCTGAAAACACTTCGAAGTGGAAAAAATCTTTACTTGCTAGAACACTGGCCAGACGGAGTGCCAGTCTAATGCAACTTGTATATGGGCAAGCTTCAGCAGAACTAGACAATGATAGCGGCGAAGAAGATAGCTCTGATGAAGAAATTTTTGTACCAAAAGGACAAAAAAAG CAAGTAAAGAATGAATTACCAAGCTTTGACGATATTGATGCTGAGGATTACTCTAAGTTCTTGAAAGTGGAGCTACGTGATTGGTCTAACGAAGATCTCATCAAAAGCATCCGTGACCGTTTTGTGACTGGAGATTGGTCAAAAGCTTCTCTGAGAGGACGCGAGGTAGATGAAAATGGAGAGGGTGATGAAGAAATCGATGGTGATTTTGAAGATCTGGAAACTGGTGAGGTGCACAAGAGCCAGGCTGCTGAAAGTGCAGCTGGGAAGCCAGGTGTTCACAAAGAAGACGAACTAAAAGTTGAAGAACTAAGACTCAAGAAGCTTGCGCTTAAAGCAAAATTTGATTCAGA ATATGATGGATCGGACCTCTCTGGCGAGGAAGTTGATAACGAGAAGAAATCGAAAAGAGAGCAATCTGACGCAGGGGGCTATTTTGACAAA ttgaaggaggaaattgaactccgcaaGCAAATGAATATATCTGAACTCAATGATCTGGATGAAGATACCCGAGTAGAAATTGAAGGATTTAGGACTGGTACTTACGTCAGATTAGAGATACATGGTGTGCCGTATGAGCTAGTTGAGCATTTTGATCCTTGCCACCCCATTCTTGTTGGGGGTATTGGCCTCGGTGAGGAGAACACTGGATATATGCAG GTTAGCTTGAAGCGCCACAGATGGCATAGGAAAGTGTTGAAGACAAAAGACCCAATTGTTGTCTCTATTGGTTGGAGACGTTTTCAAACAACGCCTGTATATGCAATAGAGGATCGAAATGGCCGGCACCGCATGCTCAAATACACTCCAGAGCATATGCATTGCTTTGCTATGTTCTGGGGGCCACTGGCTCCACCAAAAAGCGGTGTACTAGCAGTCCAGAGTCTTTCCAGCAACAAG GTACCATTTAGAATTACTGCAACTGGTTGGGTTCAGGAATTCAACAATACTGCCCGAATTATGAAGAAGATCAAGCTCACAGGCGCACCATGCAAGATATTTAAGAAAACCGCCTTAATTAAAGGGATGTTCACATCTGATCTAGAGGTTGCTAGGTTTGAAGGTGCAGCAATTCGGACAGTAAGTGGAATCCGAGGACAAGTTAAGAAG GCAGCAAAGATCGAACCAGGAGATGCATTAAGGAGAAAAGGGGAAAATACGGAAGGCATTGCGAGGTGCACATTTGAGGACAAAGTTCTTATGAGTGACATTGTCTTCATGCGAGCATGGGTCAACGTTGAAGTTCCCACCTACTGTAATCTTGTGACCACTTCTCTTCAACCCCGAGATCAGATGTGGCAAGGCATGAGAACCACTGCTGAGTTGCGGAAGGCACACAACATACCTATTCCACACAACAAAGACTCGGTTTACAAG GGTATTGAGCGGAAAGTGCGGAAGTTCAACGCCATAGAGGTCCCTAGAAAACTGCAACCTTTGCTTCCTTTTAAATCAAAGCCGAAGGATAGGCCTAAGGGCAAGAAAGGATCAGCTGTGGACATGATACCGGAGATTATGAATATTGGCGAGAAGAAGATACATGGAGCTCTTCAACAGTTGCATCTGTTAAAGCATGAAAAG ACGAGGAAGGAGAAAATCAAGCGCGGGCTGCAGAAGAAAGCTCACGAGGCGCAGAAAGCCAAGACGGATGAGATAACAAGGAAGCGGCAGAGGGAAGATAGGCGTGAGAGATACAGGGAAGAAGATAAGAAAAAGAAGCGCGCCCGAAAGTAG
- the LOC119285618 gene encoding ribosome biogenesis protein BMS1 homolog isoform X1, protein MAPGDAGVEQPRKAHRVAKSGAKARKKGKGAAGDDEGGERKNPKAFAFRSATKAKRLQSRSAEIEQRRLHVPIMDRSIGEPPPFVVVVQGPPQVGKSLLIKCLVKHYTKQNLSDVRGPITVVSGKSRRVQFLECPSDINGMIDAAKIADLALLLIDGSYGFEMDTFEFLNIMQVHGFPKVMGVLTHLDQFKDVKKLRKTKQRLKHRFWAEIKEGAKLFYLSGLIHGKYTKREVHNLARFISVIKPIPLSWRMAHPYLLADRFEDVTSSESVRLNRKCDRKITLYGYLRGCNMKRGTKVHITGAGDFSLSGVTSLADPCPLPSAAKKRGLRDKEKLFYAPMSGLGDLLYDKDAVYININDHLVQFSNTDDNSASKKQGKGNDVGVALVKTLQNTKYSLDEKLDQSFINFFGRRPAAQSEDSDMTGNAISSRQNDQGEANILAQVGGNNLSSAGTLESNGHSSSECSSDSEGDNDDDIQPSDHGVDLREEVEFCNGRMRRKAVSANFQDVDDDDDDDDDDEGSDNEDDSHNEDSDDDHLSEGSLSSDGSGEALDSDDGAENTSKWKKSLLARTLARRSASLMQLVYGQASAELDNDSGEEDSSDEEIFVPKGQKKQVKNELPSFDDIDAEDYSKFLKVELRDWSNEDLIKSIRDRFVTGDWSKASLRGREVDENGEGDEEIDGDFEDLETGEVHKSQAAESAAGKPGVHKEDELKVEELRLKKLALKAKFDSEYDGSDLSGEEVDNEKKSKREQSDAGGYFDKLKEEIELRKQMNISELNDLDEDTRVEIEGFRTGTYVRLEIHGVPYELVEHFDPCHPILVGGIGLGEENTGYMQVSLKRHRWHRKVLKTKDPIVVSIGWRRFQTTPVYAIEDRNGRHRMLKYTPEHMHCFAMFWGPLAPPKSGVLAVQSLSSNKVPFRITATGWVQEFNNTARIMKKIKLTGAPCKIFKKTALIKGMFTSDLEVARFEGAAIRTVSGIRGQVKKAAKIEPGDALRRKGENTEGIARCTFEDKVLMSDIVFMRAWVNVEVPTYCNLVTTSLQPRDQMWQGMRTTAELRKAHNIPIPHNKDSVYKGIERKVRKFNAIEVPRKLQPLLPFKSKPKDRPKGKKGSAVDMIPEIMNIGEKKIHGALQQLHLLKHEKTRKEKIKRGLQKKAHEAQKAKTDEITRKRQREDRRERYREEDKKKKRARK, encoded by the exons ATGGCTCCGGGGGACGCCGGCGTCGAGCAGCCACGTAAGGCGCATCGCGTGGCCAAGTCGGGCGCGAAGGCGCGGAAGAAGGGCAAAGGCGCCGCCGGCGACGATGAAGGGGGCGAGAGGAAGAACCCCAAG GCCTTTGCCTTCCGTTCAGCAACAAAGGCGAAGCGGCTACAATCTCGGTCAGCAGAAATTGAACAACGCCGTCTCCATGTGCCAATCATGGATCGCTCTATTGGGGAACCACCTCCTTTTGTTGTTGTAGTCCAAGGACCTCCGCAG GTTGGAAAGTCGCTGCTGATAAAATGTCTAGTAAAGCACTACACTAAACAAAACTTGTCAGATGTCCGCGGTCCCATCACGGTTGTATCAG GTAAAAGCAGGAGGGTGCAGTTCTTGGAGTGTCCAAGTGATATCAATGGAATGATCGACGCGGCTAAAATAGCAGATCTTGCTCTGCTGCTTATTGATGGTAGCTATGGATTTGAGATG GATACATTCGAGTTCCTTAATATCATGCAAGTGCATGGATTCCCCAAGGTAATGGGAGTGCTTACACATCTTGATCAATTTAAAGATGTAAAGAAACTAAGGAAAACTAAGCAGCGCCTTAAGCATCGATTCTGGGCTGAGATAAAGGAGGGAGCAAAACTGTTCTACTTATCTGGTCTCATTCATGGAAA ATACACGAAAAGAGAAGTCCATAATCTTGCAAGGTTTATATCTGTTATCAAGCCCATCCCTTTGAGTTGGCGAATGGCACATCCTTACTTGTTAGCAGATAGATTCGAAGATGTAACTTCGTCAGAAAGTGTGCGCTTGAATAGGAAATGTGACAGAAAAATAACGCTGTATGGTTACCTTCGTGGATGTAACATGAAAAGAGGGACCAAG gtgcatatcacAGGAGCAGGTGATTTCAGCTTGTCTGGTGTAACAAGTTTGGCTGATCCCTGCCCTTTGCCATCGGCTGCAAAGAAGCGAGGACTACGTGACAAGGAGAAGCTGTTCTATGCCCCAATGTCTGGTCTTGGGGATCTCCTGTATGACAAGGATGCGGTGTACATCAACATCAATGATCATCTTGTTCAGTTTTCAAACACTGATGACAACAGTGCATCTAAGAAACAAG GGAAAGGTAATGATGTCGGTGTGGCTCTAGTAAAGACTCTTCAGAACACCAAATACTCCCTTGATGAGAAGTTAGATCAGAGTTTTATAAATTTCTTCGGCAGACGGCCTGCTGCTCAGTCCGAAGACAGTGACATGACAGGCAATGCCATTTCTTCAAGACAGAATGACCAGGGAGAAGCTAACATTTTGGCACAAGTAGGTGGTAATAACCTTAGTAGTGCAGGCACCCTGGAGAGCAATGGGCACTCTTCTTCTGAGTGCTCTAGTGATAGTGAAGGTGACAATGATGATGACATTCAGCCAAGTGATCATGGCGTTGACTTGAGAGAAGAAGTGGAATTTTGCAATGGAAGAATGAGGCGAAAAGCTGTGTCAGCTAATTttcaagatgttgatgatgatgatgatgatgatgatgatgatgag GGTTCTGATAACGAAGATGATAGTCATAATGAAGATTCTGACGATGACCATCTATCTGAAGGTTCTTTATCATCAGATGGTAGTGGAGAAGCTCTTGATTCAG ATGATGGAGCTGAAAACACTTCGAAGTGGAAAAAATCTTTACTTGCTAGAACACTGGCCAGACGGAGTGCCAGTCTAATGCAACTTGTATATGGGCAAGCTTCAGCAGAACTAGACAATGATAGCGGCGAAGAAGATAGCTCTGATGAAGAAATTTTTGTACCAAAAGGACAAAAAAAG CAAGTAAAGAATGAATTACCAAGCTTTGACGATATTGATGCTGAGGATTACTCTAAGTTCTTGAAAGTGGAGCTACGTGATTGGTCTAACGAAGATCTCATCAAAAGCATCCGTGACCGTTTTGTGACTGGAGATTGGTCAAAAGCTTCTCTGAGAGGACGCGAGGTAGATGAAAATGGAGAGGGTGATGAAGAAATCGATGGTGATTTTGAAGATCTGGAAACTGGTGAGGTGCACAAGAGCCAGGCTGCTGAAAGTGCAGCTGGGAAGCCAGGTGTTCACAAAGAAGACGAACTAAAAGTTGAAGAACTAAGACTCAAGAAGCTTGCGCTTAAAGCAAAATTTGATTCAGA ATATGATGGATCGGACCTCTCTGGCGAGGAAGTTGATAACGAGAAGAAATCGAAAAGAGAGCAATCTGACGCAGGGGGCTATTTTGACAAA ttgaaggaggaaattgaactccgcaaGCAAATGAATATATCTGAACTCAATGATCTGGATGAAGATACCCGAGTAGAAATTGAAGGATTTAGGACTGGTACTTACGTCAGATTAGAGATACATGGTGTGCCGTATGAGCTAGTTGAGCATTTTGATCCTTGCCACCCCATTCTTGTTGGGGGTATTGGCCTCGGTGAGGAGAACACTGGATATATGCAG GTTAGCTTGAAGCGCCACAGATGGCATAGGAAAGTGTTGAAGACAAAAGACCCAATTGTTGTCTCTATTGGTTGGAGACGTTTTCAAACAACGCCTGTATATGCAATAGAGGATCGAAATGGCCGGCACCGCATGCTCAAATACACTCCAGAGCATATGCATTGCTTTGCTATGTTCTGGGGGCCACTGGCTCCACCAAAAAGCGGTGTACTAGCAGTCCAGAGTCTTTCCAGCAACAAG GTACCATTTAGAATTACTGCAACTGGTTGGGTTCAGGAATTCAACAATACTGCCCGAATTATGAAGAAGATCAAGCTCACAGGCGCACCATGCAAGATATTTAAGAAAACCGCCTTAATTAAAGGGATGTTCACATCTGATCTAGAGGTTGCTAGGTTTGAAGGTGCAGCAATTCGGACAGTAAGTGGAATCCGAGGACAAGTTAAGAAG GCAGCAAAGATCGAACCAGGAGATGCATTAAGGAGAAAAGGGGAAAATACGGAAGGCATTGCGAGGTGCACATTTGAGGACAAAGTTCTTATGAGTGACATTGTCTTCATGCGAGCATGGGTCAACGTTGAAGTTCCCACCTACTGTAATCTTGTGACCACTTCTCTTCAACCCCGAGATCAGATGTGGCAAGGCATGAGAACCACTGCTGAGTTGCGGAAGGCACACAACATACCTATTCCACACAACAAAGACTCGGTTTACAAG GGTATTGAGCGGAAAGTGCGGAAGTTCAACGCCATAGAGGTCCCTAGAAAACTGCAACCTTTGCTTCCTTTTAAATCAAAGCCGAAGGATAGGCCTAAGGGCAAGAAAGGATCAGCTGTGGACATGATACCGGAGATTATGAATATTGGCGAGAAGAAGATACATGGAGCTCTTCAACAGTTGCATCTGTTAAAGCATGAAAAG ACGAGGAAGGAGAAAATCAAGCGCGGGCTGCAGAAGAAAGCTCACGAGGCGCAGAAAGCCAAGACGGATGAGATAACAAGGAAGCGGCAGAGGGAAGATAGGCGTGAGAGATACAGGGAAGAAGATAAGAAAAAGAAGCGCGCCCGAAAGTAG